A window of Rubricoccus marinus contains these coding sequences:
- a CDS encoding acyl-CoA dehydrogenase has product MAKQPFNLDDPFLFESMLGEEERLIMESARDYAQSKLEPRALEGNQDEVFHPEIPREMGEMGLLGITVDPKYGGAGASYTAYGLVARELERVDSSYRSFASVQSSLVMYPIEAFGTEEQKERFLPKLASGEFIGCFGLTEPNHGSDPGSMITTALKVDGGYKLNGAKMWITNSPLADVGVVWAKAKESKDDPGVIRGFLVEKGMDGYTAPKTHNKMSLRASVTGEMVFDDVFIPEANAFPDIRGLKGPFMCLNNARYGISWGAVGAAEDCFRRARTYVNERKQFGHTLGSMQLIQTKLANMLTDITQMQLLAWRLGDLRDQGKGHPSMVSLAKRRNVGTALDIARIARDMMGGNGITGEYRVIHHMVNLESVNTYEGTYDIHGLILGRELTGVQAFTPLGNPVSSGDGAATAPPQVAKEVGSN; this is encoded by the coding sequence ATGGCCAAGCAGCCGTTCAACCTCGACGACCCCTTCCTTTTCGAGTCCATGCTCGGAGAAGAGGAGCGCCTCATCATGGAGTCCGCGCGCGACTACGCGCAGAGCAAGCTGGAGCCACGTGCTCTGGAGGGCAACCAGGACGAGGTCTTCCACCCGGAGATCCCTCGCGAGATGGGCGAGATGGGCCTTCTCGGCATCACCGTCGACCCCAAGTACGGCGGCGCGGGCGCGAGCTACACGGCCTATGGTCTCGTCGCGCGCGAGTTGGAGCGCGTCGACAGCTCCTACCGCTCGTTCGCGTCGGTCCAGTCCTCACTGGTGATGTACCCGATCGAGGCCTTCGGAACCGAGGAGCAGAAAGAGCGCTTCCTGCCCAAGCTGGCCTCTGGCGAGTTCATCGGCTGCTTCGGCCTGACCGAGCCCAACCACGGCTCCGACCCCGGCAGCATGATCACGACCGCCCTCAAGGTGGACGGTGGCTACAAGCTGAACGGCGCGAAGATGTGGATCACCAACTCGCCTCTGGCGGACGTGGGCGTGGTCTGGGCCAAGGCGAAGGAGAGCAAGGACGACCCCGGCGTCATCCGCGGCTTCCTCGTCGAGAAGGGCATGGACGGCTACACGGCGCCCAAGACGCACAACAAGATGAGCCTCCGGGCCAGCGTCACCGGCGAGATGGTCTTCGACGACGTGTTCATCCCCGAGGCCAACGCGTTCCCGGACATCCGCGGCCTCAAGGGGCCGTTCATGTGCCTCAACAATGCCCGCTACGGCATCTCGTGGGGCGCCGTCGGCGCCGCCGAGGACTGCTTCCGCCGCGCGCGGACGTACGTCAACGAGCGCAAGCAGTTCGGCCACACGCTGGGCTCCATGCAACTCATCCAGACCAAGCTGGCCAACATGCTGACTGACATCACGCAGATGCAGCTTCTGGCGTGGCGTCTCGGTGACCTCCGCGACCAGGGCAAGGGCCACCCGAGCATGGTCTCGCTAGCCAAGCGCCGCAACGTGGGCACCGCCCTCGACATCGCCCGCATCGCGCGCGACATGATGGGCGGCAACGGCATCACCGGCGAGTACCGCGTGATCCACCACATGGTCAACCTCGAATCGGTCAACACCTACGAGGGCACCTACGACATCCACGGCCTCATCCTCGGCCGCGAGCTGACGGGCGTGCAGGCCTTCACGCCGCTCGGCAACCCGGTCTCCTCTGGCGACGGCGCCGCCACCGCGCCGCCGCAGGTGGCCAAGGAGGTCGGCTCCAACTAG
- a CDS encoding winged helix-turn-helix transcriptional regulator, which translates to MPDTVFISGALSDAVQRGDVLSADCPSRPVLRRVTNRWGVVVLLALASGTHRFSELRRKANGISERMLAKTLQDLESDGFVDRVAYPVVPPHVEYSLTPLGQELLPHVAGLADWVESNIGRILAAQAESE; encoded by the coding sequence ATGCCTGACACTGTTTTCATCTCCGGCGCCCTCTCCGATGCCGTTCAGCGCGGGGACGTCCTGAGTGCCGATTGCCCCTCGCGTCCGGTCCTGCGCCGCGTGACGAACCGCTGGGGCGTCGTCGTGCTGCTCGCGCTCGCGTCGGGTACGCACCGCTTCAGCGAGCTTCGACGGAAGGCGAACGGCATCAGCGAACGGATGCTGGCGAAGACCCTCCAGGACCTGGAATCCGACGGGTTCGTGGATCGCGTGGCCTACCCGGTGGTGCCACCGCACGTGGAGTACAGCCTGACGCCGCTGGGCCAGGAGTTGCTGCCCCACGTGGCCGGGCTGGCGGACTGGGTCGAGAGCAACATCGGCCGCATCCTCGCGGCGCAGGCCGAGAGCGAGTAG
- a CDS encoding ferredoxin family protein, with protein CNSGCPHKCTTYVCPANCYTLDDLGKVHFQFEDCIECGTCMYACDQGAVAWSYPDPEVGRGVNWQRG; from the coding sequence TGCAACTCGGGCTGCCCGCACAAGTGCACGACCTACGTGTGCCCCGCCAACTGCTACACCCTGGACGACCTCGGCAAGGTGCACTTCCAGTTCGAGGACTGCATCGAGTGCGGCACGTGCATGTACGCCTGCGACCAGGGCGCCGTCGCGTGGAGCTACCCCGATCCCGAGGTCGGCCGCGGCGTCAACTGGCAGCGCGGGTAA
- a CDS encoding L,D-transpeptidase translates to MRTAFAALLLCLASGAVAQSPGRLYDQEEIGELLYGVRQELAEIPEVGWNAYVLDHETGNSIFARADLYRAAGDGDQSLGKERLAMVQFLNRIYLNDLSIGDTLVLPTHLGLDPRAYAPFPRRYEGAAEFDKLFIIDKGVQAWAAYENGDLERWGLVNTGAIDSQTPAGRYNFNWKELDRISTLSPPGERWRMRWVFNFYHERGIHVHQYRMPIGEPASHGCVRLITDDAKWIYDWAEPWRTTAGTGARGLASANGRVLEQGTTVLVLGDGEEPVDGPPARFEWNGDKPSLRVVDLPAHPYEVPPGTDQQRTFDRKRRQAAATS, encoded by the coding sequence ATGCGCACCGCGTTCGCTGCTCTGCTCCTCTGCCTCGCCTCTGGCGCCGTGGCCCAATCGCCCGGCCGTCTCTACGATCAGGAAGAGATCGGTGAACTGCTCTACGGCGTCCGTCAGGAGCTCGCCGAGATCCCCGAGGTGGGGTGGAACGCCTACGTGCTGGACCACGAGACGGGCAACTCCATTTTCGCGCGTGCCGACCTCTACCGGGCCGCGGGCGACGGCGACCAGTCCCTGGGCAAGGAGCGCCTCGCGATGGTGCAGTTCCTCAACCGCATCTACCTCAACGACCTCAGCATTGGCGATACGCTCGTGCTCCCGACGCATCTCGGGCTGGACCCGCGCGCCTACGCGCCGTTTCCGCGCCGCTACGAGGGCGCGGCCGAGTTCGACAAGCTGTTCATCATCGACAAGGGCGTGCAGGCGTGGGCTGCGTACGAGAACGGCGACCTGGAGCGCTGGGGCCTCGTCAACACGGGCGCCATCGACAGCCAGACGCCGGCGGGCCGTTACAATTTCAACTGGAAAGAGTTGGACCGCATCTCCACGCTCTCGCCTCCCGGTGAGCGCTGGCGCATGCGCTGGGTGTTCAACTTCTACCACGAGCGCGGCATCCACGTCCACCAGTACCGGATGCCCATCGGCGAGCCCGCCAGCCACGGCTGTGTGCGCCTGATCACCGATGACGCGAAGTGGATCTACGACTGGGCGGAGCCGTGGCGCACCACCGCCGGAACCGGCGCCAGAGGCCTCGCGAGTGCCAACGGCCGCGTCCTTGAGCAGGGCACCACGGTTCTCGTCCTCGGCGATGGGGAGGAGCCCGTAGACGGACCGCCGGCCCGCTTCGAGTGGAACGGAGACAAGCCTTCGCTCCGCGTGGTGGACCTGCCCGCGCACCCGTACGAGGTGCCGCCCGGCACGGACCAGCAGCGCACGTTCGACCGCAAGCGCCGGCAGGCCGCCGCCACGTCGTAG
- a CDS encoding FAD-dependent oxidoreductase, whose amino-acid sequence MEALPVLPTRPLQRRPMEEEFDCIIVGGGIAGLSAAMTLARGGAKFLLVERGEWSGAKNVSGGVLWGTDLNRLVPNYWEEEDAGWERFVNHRRLSLMDPGASFSLDFKSDHFDTPPYTGVTVLRSRFDAWLAGKVEEAIGESDHPDESFLATDILVESVIVEGGVARGIRAGGEDFRAKCVILAEGVNNLLARQVGLEKEYVPADHVAVGVKEVIRLGRETVEDRFQLRGRSGLTNEFVGAATDGIDGGGFLYTNLESLSVGLVIGMKAMRGTGRTPYDLLNEFKEHPAVADMVRGGEVVEYSAKVVSTGDIRGVPSDLTMDGLMIAGEAAHLVLNAGRAIQGMDYAMRTGILAAETAISAVASGDTSKAALAPYRQRLDESYVMQDMKAFQGAVHLLHSPHMTGALPRMACDFGREFFTVDNRPTRKATRILRDVRKKHIKLMDFMKLGAKAGRHL is encoded by the coding sequence ATGGAAGCGCTCCCGGTTCTACCAACCCGGCCTCTGCAGAGGCGTCCCATGGAGGAGGAATTCGATTGCATCATCGTCGGCGGCGGCATCGCCGGACTGTCGGCGGCCATGACGCTCGCCAGAGGCGGCGCCAAGTTCCTGCTCGTGGAGCGGGGCGAGTGGAGCGGCGCCAAGAACGTGTCGGGCGGCGTCCTCTGGGGGACCGACCTGAACCGCCTCGTGCCCAATTACTGGGAAGAGGAGGACGCGGGCTGGGAGCGGTTCGTCAACCACCGGCGACTCTCGCTGATGGACCCCGGCGCGAGCTTCTCGCTGGACTTCAAGAGCGACCACTTCGACACGCCGCCCTACACCGGCGTCACGGTCCTGCGCTCGCGCTTCGACGCGTGGCTCGCGGGCAAGGTCGAAGAGGCCATCGGCGAGAGCGACCACCCGGACGAGTCCTTCCTCGCGACCGACATCCTGGTCGAGAGCGTGATCGTCGAGGGCGGCGTCGCCAGAGGCATCCGGGCGGGCGGCGAGGATTTTCGCGCCAAGTGCGTGATCCTGGCCGAGGGCGTCAACAACCTTCTCGCGCGGCAGGTGGGGCTGGAGAAGGAGTACGTGCCCGCCGATCACGTCGCGGTCGGCGTCAAAGAAGTGATCCGCCTCGGGCGCGAGACCGTCGAGGACCGCTTCCAGCTTCGGGGCCGCAGCGGCCTCACCAACGAGTTCGTCGGCGCCGCGACCGACGGCATCGACGGCGGCGGCTTCCTCTACACCAACCTGGAGAGCCTCTCGGTCGGCTTGGTGATCGGCATGAAGGCGATGCGGGGGACCGGCCGCACGCCGTACGACCTGCTCAACGAGTTCAAGGAGCACCCCGCCGTGGCCGACATGGTGCGCGGCGGCGAGGTCGTGGAGTACAGCGCAAAAGTCGTCTCCACCGGCGACATCCGCGGCGTGCCGAGCGACCTCACGATGGACGGCCTCATGATCGCGGGCGAGGCCGCGCACCTCGTCCTCAACGCGGGCCGCGCCATCCAGGGCATGGACTACGCCATGCGGACGGGCATCCTCGCCGCCGAGACCGCGATCAGCGCCGTCGCCTCTGGCGACACCTCCAAGGCCGCGCTCGCGCCCTACCGCCAGAGGCTGGACGAGAGCTACGTCATGCAGGACATGAAGGCCTTCCAGGGCGCCGTTCACCTCCTCCACTCGCCGCACATGACCGGCGCGCTGCCCCGAATGGCGTGCGATTTCGGGCGGGAGTTCTTTACCGTCGACAACCGCCCCACCCGCAAGGCCACCCGCATCCTCCGCGACGTGCGCAAAAAGCACATCAAGCTGATGGACTTCATGAAGCTCGGCGCCAAAGCCGGGCGACACCTGTAG
- a CDS encoding calcium/sodium antiporter, which yields MTLTQSLLYMGGGVVLLVAGAEALVRGAAALALRFGITPLVVGLTVVAFGTSSPELVVSVKAAIGGNGPVALGNVIGSNIANLGLIVGVSAALSPLAVDRRLLTRDVPVMVGSMLLLWAFLGNGVLSSFEGGILACGIVLYTFWGVMSSRRETKAAREASEDLPIAVEDAMAAPVWKVALQVGLVFGGLAMLVLGAGYLVDGAVSIAQTLGVSEAIIGLTLVAIGTSLPELATTIVAAARGHGEIALGGAIGSNVFNILGVIGPAAIAAPIYSEGIGWPVMAVMLGMAVLTTFFLFSGGKTRRWEGFVLLTAYAGYLWWLVAV from the coding sequence ATGACCCTGACTCAAAGCCTGCTCTACATGGGCGGTGGCGTTGTACTGCTGGTGGCGGGGGCAGAGGCCTTGGTGCGAGGAGCGGCGGCGCTGGCGCTGAGGTTTGGCATCACGCCGCTTGTTGTCGGGTTGACGGTTGTAGCCTTTGGCACGTCGAGCCCGGAGCTGGTGGTGAGCGTCAAGGCGGCGATCGGCGGCAACGGGCCCGTAGCGCTGGGCAACGTGATCGGTTCGAACATCGCCAACCTGGGATTGATCGTGGGGGTGAGCGCCGCGCTGTCGCCTCTGGCGGTGGACCGCCGACTCCTCACGCGCGACGTGCCGGTCATGGTCGGCTCAATGCTGCTGCTGTGGGCGTTTCTGGGCAACGGCGTGCTGAGCAGCTTCGAGGGGGGCATCCTGGCGTGCGGCATCGTGCTGTACACGTTCTGGGGCGTGATGAGCTCGCGCCGCGAGACCAAAGCGGCGCGCGAAGCCTCCGAGGACCTCCCCATCGCGGTCGAGGACGCAATGGCAGCGCCGGTTTGGAAGGTGGCGCTTCAGGTAGGCCTCGTATTCGGAGGCCTCGCGATGCTCGTCTTGGGCGCGGGATACCTGGTGGACGGCGCGGTGTCGATCGCGCAAACGCTGGGCGTGAGCGAAGCCATTATCGGCCTCACGCTTGTCGCCATCGGCACGAGCTTGCCGGAGTTGGCGACGACAATCGTGGCCGCGGCCCGTGGCCATGGCGAGATCGCGCTTGGGGGGGCCATCGGTTCGAACGTGTTCAACATCCTGGGCGTAATCGGCCCCGCTGCTATCGCCGCGCCGATCTACTCCGAAGGCATCGGGTGGCCCGTGATGGCCGTCATGCTGGGCATGGCCGTTTTGACGACGTTCTTCCTCTTCTCGGGCGGCAAGACCCGCCGTTGGGAAGGCTTCGTGCTGCTTACGGCGTACGCGGGGTACCTGTGGTGGCTCGTGGCGGTGTAG